From a region of the Kwoniella mangroviensis CBS 8507 chromosome 1 map unlocalized Ctg01, whole genome shotgun sequence genome:
- a CDS encoding ferrochelatase, whose translation MGGPSTIPEVHDFLSRLFHDHDLIPLPFQSVLAPIIAKRRTPQIEKQYTDIGGGSPILKWTKLQGDEMCKLLDELNPETAPHKPYVAFRYAKPLTEDCLKEMQKDGVTRAIAFTQYPQYSCSTTGSSLNELFRLARKDGYGDKGSVEWSVLDRWPTNEGLVEAFAHNVKTALQQYPEERRKDVVIMFSAHSLPLEIVNRGDPYTAEVAATVHAVMTKLNFSNPYRLTWQSKVGPKAWQGPQTASAIEGFAKIGKKDICLVPIAFTSDHIETLYELDIEVQEEAEKLGVHLTRASSLNDSPIFIRAIADLVSNHLKDFQQGKIGPTGQQLLLRCPGCTNPKCGKTKEWLSTGGVGLAA comes from the exons atgggtGGACCATCGACT ATTCCCGAAGTGCACGATTTCCTCTCTAGGTTATTCCACGATCATGATCTTATCCCCCTCCCATTCCAATCCGTTCTCGCTCCTATCATCGCCAAAAGACGTACTCCCCAGATCGAAAAGCAATATACCGACATAGGCGGGGGATCGCCGATTTTGAAATGGACCAAGCTCCAAGGAGATGAAATGTGTAAATTGCTTGATGAGCTCAATCCCGAAACTGCTCCGCATAAACCCTACGTCGCTTTTCGATATGCTAAACCCCTCACGGAAGATTGCTTAAAAGAGATGCAGAAGGATGGAGTGACAAGGGCTATAGCGTTCACTCAGTATCCCCAGTATAGTTGTTCGACGACCGGAAGTAGTTTGAATGAACTTTTCAGATTAGCGAGGAAAGATGGGTATGGAGATAAGGGATCGGTAGAGTGGAGTGTACTGGATAGGTGGCCTACGAATGAGGGGTTggtagag GCATTCGCACACAACGTGAAAACTGCCTTGCAGCAGTATCCcgaagaaaggagaaaagacGTTGTGATCATGTTTTCGGCTCATTCGTTACCTCTCGAGATTGTCAA CCGAGGTGATCCATATACCGCTGAGGTAGCAGCGACAGTCCACGCAGTGATGACCAAGCTGAACTTTTCCAACCC ATACCGTCTCACTTGGCAATCGAAAGTTGGACCTAAAGCATGGCAAGGTCCTCAGACTGCTTCTGCTATAGAAGGATTCGCCAAGATAGGTAAAAAAGATATATGTCTGGTACCGATCGCATTTACAAGTGATCATATCGAAACACTGTATGAGCTGGATATCGAGGTACAAGAGGAGGCTGAGAAG CTCGGCGTACACTTAACTCGAGCATCATCCCTAAACGATTCTCCAATATTCATTCGAGCGATTGCAGATCTCGTATCGAACCATTTAAAGGATTTCCAACAGGGTAAAATCGGTCCGACAGGTCAACAGTTGTTATTGCGTTGTCCGGGATGTACCAACCCTAAGTGCGGTAAGACGAAGGAATGGTTATCTACGGGTGGAGTCGGTCTAGCTGCTTAA